TTCTCGCTGAGGTAGCCCGCCGCGACGGTCGGGGTGCGGCTGTGGCCGCCGTGGCAGTGCAGGAACACACGCTTGCCCTGCGCCCGGTACCACGCCACCGCGTCCACCGCGTCGTGCAGCACGAACTCGAGGTGCGGGTTGGAGTCGTGGTCGGCCTCGTCGATCAGCCACACCTCGTGGTGCTCCTCGACGTCCGCCGGGACCTGCTGCGTCCCGACGCGGCACAGCGACACGACGACGTCGACCGGCTCGTCGAGCTCACCGAGCTGATCGAGGCCGCCGAGGCTGCCCAGCAGCAGCCCGTCGTCGTCGGGTAGCGCCGTGACGTAGGGCGGCTCCCCGCCGGTGGAGAGACGTTCGGCGGTGGGCCAGCCGATGCCGTCCGGGCGGCCGCCCCGCGCGGTGAGGACCGCGAGGCGCACGAGGTCGGCGGCGCGGTAGCCGGGCCAGCCGTGCAGCATCCGGCGCCACCGGAACGGGATGGCGGAGGCGCCCCACCGCGCCCCGAGCACCGCGCCGGCGATGGCAGCCACGGTGTCGGTGTCGTGCCCGATCCGCACCGCCGCCTCGAGCGCGTGCTGCAGGTGCAGGCACGCGAACGGACCGTCGGGGATCGCCGTCTGACTGATGGCCGCGTGGGCCGCCTGGAGGGCCGTGACCACGAACCCGTTGGGTGTGAAGCTCGCCGGCGGCTGCGTCTCGGCCGCGACGAGGCGCTCGTGCCAGAAGCTGCGTCGGTCCTCGGGCAGCAGCTCGAGCCCGTCGTGCACGCCGTCGAGGCGCTGCTCGCGCACGGCGCGGTCGATCGCGATGCACCACAGCACGCACGCTTCCTGACACAGCGGATCGGCGTGGGTGAGCGCGGACGCGGCGCGTGCCGCCTCGGCGATGGCGTCGTCGTCGCCGAGGTGCGCCAGCGCGACCGGCGCGGTGCGCATGAGGCTGCCGTTGCCGGCGGAGGAGTCCGGCTTGCGGGCGTGGTAGTCGGCGGCACGCGGGTCGAGGTCGGCGCCGGAGGCCGCCCCGCGCAGCACCGCGCTGATCTGGATCCCAACGTCCGCCGGCCCGGAGCGGAACCAGTCGAGGAACCGCTCCCCGATCGCGTCGAGCTCCACCGCGCCCGTGGCCGTGACGTCGGCGATGCACACGGCCATGGAGGTGTCGTCGGTCCACTCCCCCGGCGCGAAGCCGCCGACGCCGCCGCCGATCATGGCGATGTCGGTGTCGGGGCGCGGGGTGCTGAACTCGTAGCCCGCGCCGAGTGCATCGCCCGCCGCCATGCCCAGCAGCATCCCCGCGATCCGTTGCTTCTGACTCATCGTTCCTCCGTCGTCGATGCCGTACTAGGTGATCCATCCACGGCGGCGTCGTCCGCGGAGCAGCCGAGCGTCCCCTCGTCGACCACGATCACGACGGTCCGTCCCCGCCCCCGGTGCAGCAGCCAGACGACGGCGACCGGAACAGCTACGACGGTCAGCACGACCAGCACCGCCGCGACCCCGAGCAGCACGAGGACCAGACCCTCACCCAAGACCGGCTCCCGCCTGAGCACGGGGTCGTGCACCTGGCCGCGTTCGCGGCGCCCCGACCGTCACATCGATCATCGTCTCTTCCCCCGTAGGTGGTGGTCCTCGATCGGCGGAGGACCGAGGCCGACAGTGTCGCGGTCAGCTGTGACACGCCCCTCTCGTCGTGGAGGAACACGTCCTGGTAGCGCGGAGGTGGGACCGGCGAGGGCCGTCCCGGGCTCACCACAACGGAGCCTCAGTGTTGACGACGCGGATGTGCAACCGCAACGCTCGCTGGAGGGTCTGCAACGCGACGAGGAGCCGGACGTCGGTGGAACTGGACGTGCACCCCGGCACGCTGGCGGTCTGTCGGCTCGATCCGTCGACGCCGGAGCCGAGCTGGCTGGACACGCCGGCTGACCCGCTCGTGTCGGTCACGCGCACGGCCACGGAGCTGTCGATCGTCGCCCCGCAGGCAGCCGTACCGGCGGAGGTTCCAGCCGAGCGGGGTTGGTCGGCGCTGTCGGTGCGTGGACCCCTGGACTTCTCGCTCACGGGCGTCCTCGCTGAGCTGGCACGACCGCTGGCCGACGCTGGCGTACCCATCTTCGTGGTGTCGACCTACGACACCGACTGGCTGCTGGTACGCGAGGACCAGCTGGCGCGTGCGATCACGGCGCTGCGCGCGGCCGGGCACGTGGTCACGTAGGTGCCCCGCCCGTCGGCCAGTCCCCAGATCCGGGAGGGCTCGTCGGCCACCTGCCGTGGCCCGATCGACCACCACGCTGCCCGGAAACCACCGCATGCGGTGGTTGCGGTCGGTACCGGGCGGCTCACGACGTCGGTAGTGTCTGGTGGCGAGCGAGAACCACCGGACTCGGTGGTTTCTGTCCGCTCAGCCTTCGACCGAGCGGAGGAAGGCGCGCACGGCATCGTTGAAGGCCTCGGGTGCCTCCAGGTTGGTGTCGTGGCCGACGCCTGGCAGGACGACGAGCCGTGAGCCCGGGATCCTGGCGTGCAGGTCCTCCGCAACCGTCAACGGCGACCGCACATCCAGCTCCCCGTACAGCAGCAGCGTCGGCACGGCGATGCTCGGCAGCACGTCACGCAGATCGGCTTCAGCGAAGCTTCGTAGCATCGGCACGAGCCCGTCTGGGCGGGTGTCCAGCATCATCGCGGTCGTCTCCTCGACCACCTCCGGTGCGACCGTGTCGGTGAAGAAGGTGGGCAGGTAGTCCTCGACCCACTCGTGCGGTGACCGTTGCGCGTCGCGGAGGCCACGCTCGAGCCGCCCCTCGACCTCGTCGGGTGGCAGCGACCCGGCCCAGCCGGCGTAGGCGGAAGCCAGGATCAGTGTGCGAGGGATGTCTGGGTGTCGGCGGTAGAGCTCCAGCGCGAGCCCGCCGCCGAACGACAGCCCCAGCACGTGGGGCCGGTCGAGGCCCAGCGTCCCGATGAACCCGGCGAGGTGGTCCGCGTAGTCCGCCAGTCCGTAGCCGTCAGGAGGATCCGACGAGCCGCCACAACCAGGTGCGTCCCAGGCGACCAGCGTGAAGTCGTCGGAGAGCTCCTCGAGCTGGCGACGCCACGCCCGTCGGTCGGCGAAGCCGCCGTGCAAGAGCACCAGTGGTGGCCCGTGCCCGGCCTTCTCGAACGTGATGTGCAGCCCGTCAACGTCGACCTGATCCATGCCCTCACTGCGTGGTCGACAACCCGAGGTCCTCGCAGCAGCATGGCACCACCGATCACGTCTCGCACGCGAGCGATCCCGAACCACGCAACCGGCGCGAGGCCCCGTAGCTCACGCCCTCCCGCGCGTCAGCGGGCAGCCTCGAGCAAGCGCTGGCACGCCTCCTCGCAGCGGCGGCAGGCCTCGGCGCAGGCGCGGCAGTGCTCGTGCATGTCTGCGTGCTTCTCGCACTCCTCAGCACAGGCACGGCACGCCGCCTCGCAGACCTCCACGAGCTCGAGCCACGGTGCACCCGAAGCACCTGCGCGGGACACGACCTTCGCGGTCGCCGCACAGATCTCGGCGCAGTCGAGGTCCAGACGGATGCACCGGGTCAGGTCGGGGTTGCCTTCCTCCAGACACGCGTCGGCGCAGGCATCACAGTGTGCCGCGCAGTCGATCGCGCTCTCGATGAGAGCGGCCAGCTCGTCGGTGTTGAGCTGGTCGCCGTGGTCTCGCAGGACATCCTTCACAGCCATGGCATCTCCTCGTCGGTCGTCAGAGTCTCGAGGGTGGCGTAGCGAGGCCCGCAGCGCCGCCCCAGGATGGGTCCCTTCGTCAGTGGACACCTCGAGCACGGTGGCGACTCCTTGCCGCGATGGGGCACCGCACCGCGGTGGGGCATCACCACGGGAGCCTGGCATCCGTGTGCGACACCGAGAGTGGGCCACCCCACACCTACGCTGCGTCCCATGCCTGAGCCCACCTCGACGGTCGCAGCGGCACGGCCTGCCACCGCGGCCGCCGTCGGCGGCGCGCTGGGTCTGGCGACGTGGCCCGCACTGGTCGGGTTGCCCGACACCGTGCACGTCCCGCTGCTCGCGGTGCTGCTCGGCGCCATCGCGGGGATCTACGTCGGCTTCGGCCTGCGGGACGGCCGCACCACCGAGCTGGTGGTGGAGTCGGTCGTGGCCGCCGCGTTCGTCGCGGTCGCGGTGCTGGCGCTCGCCACCCAGCGGACGTGGCTGCTCGCGGTGGGTCTCGCGGCCCATGGAGTGTGGGACATCGCCCATCATCCCCGGCACGGCATGACCACGCACCTGCCGCGCTGGTACCCGCCGATGTGCGCCGTCTACGACGTCGTCGTCGCCGTCGGCATCGTCGTGCTGGCCCGCTGAACCCAGGGCGAGATCGACTCCCCCCGTCGACGCATCGCTGAGCACGGCGACGAGGAACGCGGGGGTGCGCGCCCCGCGCACCGACGGAAGGGTCCCGCTTGACCTCAAGTTGACCTGAGGTCGTAGCGTGCTCCACACCACATCCAGATGGGGGGCGACGGTGCTGCAGGACCACGGCGCTGACGGACGTCCCACCGTCCTGTCCGGCGGCGGCGGGCCGTTGCCCGCCGCTGCGGTTCGGGGTGGCATCTTCGGGGCGGGGCTGTGGCCGCTGAGCGTCGGCGGTGTTCTGCTGGTCACGCTGTTCGCGTTCGAAGCGATGGCGGTCGCGACGGCGATGCCGACGGTGGCCGCGGCACTCAACGGGCTGTCGCTGTACGGCCTGGCGTTCGGGGCGACCTTCGCGGCCAGCGTCGTCGCCATGGTGGTCGCCGGGATCGTCACCGACCGGCGCGGGCCGCAGCCAGCGCTGTGGCTCGGGATGGCCGCCTTCGCCGGAGGCCTCGTCATCGCCGGGACCGCGACCACGATGCCGATGCTCGTGGTGGGGCGGGCGGCCCTGGGCCTGGGAGCCGGGGGACAGATCGTCGCCGTCTACGTCATCGTTGGGCGTGGCTACCCGCCCGAGCTGCGCAAGCGGGTGTTCGCGGCGTTCGCCGCCGCGTGGGTCCTTCCCGCCGTGGCGGGCCCACCCATCGCCGGGGCGCTGGTGGAGTACGTGCACTGGCGCGCCGTGTTCCTCGCGGCTGCGGTCCTGGTCGTGCCCGCGGCCATCTCGATGCGGATCGGCCTGCGATCCCTACCCGTCGCGGACATCCCACGGACCGAGCCCGACCCCACGGCGCCCCGCCGCGTGCGTGCCGCGGTCGCAGCCGCCCTGGGCGCGGCGCTGCTGCACCAGTCGGCGCAGTGGAGCGCGACCGCGGCGGTCGCCGGGGTGCTGGTCGGCCTGGCCGCGATCGGCGTCTCGGTCCGCCATCTGCTGCCCGCCGGGACCCTGCGGTTCGGGGCAGGGTTGCCGTCCGTGATCGCGCTGCGCGGTGTGATCGCCGCCGCGTTCTTCGGCGCGGAGACCTTCCTGCCGTTGATGCTGACCCACGAGCGGGGCCTGACGCCCACCGGCGCGGGCGCCGTGCTCACGGTCGGGGCGCTGGGCTGGTCCGCCGGGTCGGCGTTCCAGGGACGCAGCTCATGGTCGCCCCGCCGGACGCTGCAGGTGGGGATGGCGCTCATCGCCGTCGGTATCGCGACCGTGGCGATCGCGGTCGCGCCCGTCGCCCCGACGCCGGTGGGTTACGTCGGCTGGCTGCTCGCAGGCACCGGGATGGGCCTGGTCTTCCCGACACTGTCGGTGCTGGTGCTCGAACTGTCACCCGCGGAGACCCAGGGCGCGAACGTGTCCTCGCTGCAGATCGCGGACGCCGTTACCGTCGCGACCGTGCTCGCGTTCGGCGGCTCGCTCCTGGCGGTGTTCGGGGCGCGGCCCGCCGTCTACCTCGCCGGGTTCGCGCTCAGCGCGGCGATGGCCGCCGCCGCGGTGGCCGCCGCGGGGCGCGCCACGGCTACGAGCTGACCCCGATAGGCGACGGCAGAGCCCGCGCCGCGGCCCAGGCATCACGAGTCGATGCAACGCACCCTGGGTGACGGGATAGTTAGCATCCGGGCGGGCTCGTGACATGTTCGAGGGGCTTCGCGAGCCCGTGGGCAACTGCAGCGAGAGCGCAGGACGGGACCGACATGGCCTACGCGATCGGCCGCATCACCGGGTACCTGATCATGGGCATGCTGCTGGCCTACGGGATCGTCTACATCGTGGCCCGTCGGCGGACAGGCGACCCCGGTGCCGCCCGCGAGCGTGCGCGAAGCTGGCGGACCGGCGCGATCGGCCTCGTGATGGCCGGCGTCCTCATCGTGATCACTGCCTCGGGCGATGTCGCGCAGACGAGCCGCGAGACGGAGGCGGCGGAGCGGCTCGACGTCTCCGACCTGTTCGTGCCCCTGCCGTCCGGCTACACCTACCTCCCTCCGCTGGGACCCGACGAACCCCTCCTCGAGGCCTTCCGAGAAGAGGATCCCGTCGGAGTCGAGGCGCGCCGGGTCGAGGCCGACGACCAGTCCGAGACACTCGTCGTCGTCATCGAGAGGCGGCCCGGTGAACTCGACCTCGACAGCCTCGCTCGAGGCTTCACCGAGTCGGGCGGACAAGAGCTGGAAGCGGTGACCATCGCTGGGAAGCCTGCGCGGAGCGGCGAGGTCGCGGGACAGACGATGCTGTTCTCACACCTCGACGTCTTCATCGTCATGGTCATCGGCGAACGCGACCACGTGCAGACCATCTCGGAGGCGCTGCTCGGCGGCTACGACAGCCTCTAGCGAACGAGGCGTTCGACGCGGGGCCCGTCTCCGGCACCGTGGGGTCAGTACCGGATGTCGAGGGCGTAGCGCAGCGCGCGCTTCAGCCCCGCGGCGCAGCAGCTCCGAGGGTGCAGACTCACAGACGGAGGACATCGCGGCGGGTCTGTGGAACCCGTCACCTCACAGAGACGGTGAGCTGAGGTGGAGGACTAGCTCCGTGGACGAGCCGTCAGATCCCTCTACCGAGCATCCCGGACCGCTGGATGTCGAAACGCCGCTGCGCTCAGCACGCGAACACGCGGTGAAGGCGCTGGCGGCGCTTGTCATCGCCAGCGCCTCTGTGTTCTTCCTCCTCGACGCGTACGGGGCTGGGGTCGGGTGGCCGGAAGGCGACTACCGGGTCGAGGGCGAGGTCGTATCCCGCTTACGGACCAGCGGCGGTGTGGCCGTCTTCTTCGTAGGGCGAGGTCAAGGAACCGAGGTGCGTTGGCAACGTTCCGGCGACGCGGATCACCGATGGGAGGTCGGTGACACGCAGGAGGGGTGGGTGGTCAATGGCAGGTTCCACGCCGACTTCCTCCCTACCGTGTCGGGACCAGCCGACGCGTTCTACTTCCTGCTCACTGCGGTCTTCGTCGCGTGGGGTTCGCGCAGGCTCTTCGGCATCGCCATCGCCATCGCCGATGCCCGCCGGACGGGCGACCCTCCCCGTCACGGATACGTGGCGTTCGTCAGGAACCCCGTCCACGGCGCGATCCGTGAAGTGCTTCTGATCTGGTGGGCGGACCCGACGAGCACCAAGCCGCTCCCGGAACCCGACCTGACACTGCTCGCGGACGAGGAGGTGGGCGCCGAACTGATCGGGTCGAGAGGACCCAGGATCTGGGAGGCCTGGGTCGACACCGGTCACCACCGGTGGTCCAAACCCCGGTGGATCAGCGTCCGAGAGGGCGTGTTCATCCCCCATCGGCGAGCGATCCTGGGCGGGCCAGCGCTCCGCAACGCGAGGAAGCAAGAACCGGTCGGGCCGCTACCTCTGGCGACAACGGAGGCGCCCGTCAACCTCGCGGAACGGGGAGGGCGCCGTCACCGTTTCGTGCCGATGCTCCTTGGGCGCCTAGTGCTGGCTGCCGGTATCGCTGCTGTTTCCGGTCTCTCCGTGGGGTCCGGGGAGCGCCTGCTGTGACCAGCTCGACGGGGCTGCCGTCCTGACCTCGGGCGGAGGCGCTCCACGGCTGAGGTCGCGTCGATCGTGGTGTAGCCGGAGGTCTCGCGTCAGCATCTGGCGCGGCACGAGACCTACTTCGGCTCGAGGCGCGAGGTGAAGTCGAGGCCGCGGCCGACCCACGCGCGCAGGTCGGCGTCGGCGGCGATCCCCTCCGGCGCGACGTAGACCATGCCCGCCATCGGCTCGCCGGTGAAGTCCATCTCGCGGGCGTGGGGCTGGGCGAGCGCGTCCGCGTGCCCGTCCTTGCCGACGCGCACCATGAGCTCGTCGCCGAGGACGCCCACCGTCATGTGGCCCGCGACCATGAAGGCGAGGCCGCCGAACATCTTGCGCTCCACCGGCTCGACGTCGCTGACGACGAGGGCTTCGCGCACGCGGTCGGCGAGATCTTCGCCGTAGGCCATCGTGGACCTCCCGCTCAGCCCGACGTGGTGGTGTCGCCGGGGGATTCGACCTCGGCCTTGAGGCGGTCGAGGCCCTTCTCGAAGTCGGGACCGATCAGCTTGTCCATCGACGTGAAGATGCCCATCACCTTGGTCATGAACGTCTTGGGTCCGGTCATCGTCCACGTCACGGTCGTGCCGCCCTCCTCCGGTTGGAGCTCGAACCGTGTCGTGCTGCGGGACTTGAACGGCTTGAGGAACTGCAGGTCGATCGTGATGGCCGAGTCGGTCACGTCCACGATCTCCATCCGGCCCTCGCCGGCCTTGCGGTTCCCCTGCCACTCGTACCAGGCGCCGACGCCGGCGTCGGCGCCGCCGTAGTTCCGGCTCAAGGCGGGGTCGAGGTCCTCCCACGGCGACCACGACGTCCACCGGCGGAAGTCGACGATGCGCTCACGCACCTGTTCCGCGGGAGCCTCCACGTGGCCGCTGCGCTCGACGGTGTAGGTGTCCGAACCAGCCATGATGGCCTCCCTCTACGCGTAACGGTCCCCGGCCCGACGCACCTCAGTCGGTCGTGCGTCTGGCACCTGTCGGCCGGCTTGAGTCGGTCGTTGTGCGTGCTCTGCAACGGAACGTAGTGTCTACGGGCGTGTCCAAGTCACCATGACGCTCCCCGTGGCAGGCGTCGCTGACTGAGCTCCTCAGCTGAGGCGCCAGGTGCTCGTGTCACAGGTGCGAGGCAGACTCGAGCGACCCACAGGAAGGACGGTGTTGCCTCGTGAGGCGCCCCGACGTCACGACGCCACGATGAGTAACCCGACGAGACCACTGCTCCCCATCGACCCGCAGCGCGTCGATGAGACCGGACTACCCTGGGCCTTCCTGAGCAACGCCACCGACCTCAGCGCCCACGTCCCGGGGCTGTTCGTGGTGGTCGGCCCCGCCTCGGGCATCCACGCCATCAGTTAGGTTCACCTAACCTCACACCTCGTCCGGACGACCGACACATCGCCCAGGAGCATCCGGTTCATGGCTACCTCCACCCCATCACCCACCGCCGACCTCGACGCCCTCGAGCAGCACCGGGGCGAGCTGACCGGCTTCTGCTACCGCATGCTCGGATCGGTCTTCGAGGCGGATGACGCCGTGCAGGAGACGATGCTCCGGGCGTGGCGCGCGCTCGGGTCGTTCGAGGGCCGCTCATCGCTGCGCTCGTGGCTGTACCGCATCGCCACGAACGTCTGCCTCGACGTTCTCCGCAGCAGCCAGCGGCGCGTGCGCCCCATGGACCTCGGCCCCGCACTGGAGCCGGTGAGCGAGAACCTCAACACCCGCCCCGAGGCGACCTGGATCGAGCCGTTGCCCGATCCGGCGGACGCCGCGGTCGCGCGGGACTCGATCCGGCTCGCGTTCGTCGCCGCGCTCCAGCACCTGCCGCCGCGCCAGCGCGCCGCGCTCATCCTGTTCGAGGTGCTGGGATGGCAGGCCAGCGAGGTCGCCGAGCTGCTCGACACGTCCGTGCCGGCGATCAACAGCGCCCTGCAACGTGCCCGCGCGACGCTGGCGACCGCCGAGCTGACGCCGTCCGCCCCGGCGAGCGACGACACGGCGCTGCTCGACCGCTACGTCGCCGCGTTCGAGGCCTACGACATCGAGGCGCTCACCTCGCTGATCCACGAGGACGCGATCCAGTCGATGCCGCCCTACGACCTGTGGCTGCGCGGCCGCGACGACATCTTCGCGTGGTGGCTCGGGCCCGGGATCGACTGCAGGAACTCGCGCGTCATCCCAACCACCTCGGCCAATGGCTCCCCCGCGTTCGGCCAGTACAAGCCCGATCCCGACGGCGGCTACGCGCCGTGGGCGCTGCAGGTGCTCGAGCTGTCAGAGGGACGGATCGTCGAGCTCACCTTCTTCCTCGACACCGGACGCCTGTTCCCGCTGTTCGGCCTGCCCGACCACCTCGAGCGGTAGTCGCCAGCCGACCAGGACCCTCGCCAGCCCCATGAACTCCGCCAGATCGACCAGCTCCGGCGACGCGTGCAACAGCTCCACGCGGCACCCGATGCCGCGCGCGACGAGCTGCAGGCGCGCCAGCGCCCCGATCGTGGCTGCGTCCGGCGGCAACCCGCGGAGGTCGAGCCTGATCGTCACCTGGCCGTCATCGTCCATCAACCTTCAGACGGTACGAACCGCACGAACTCACCGGTGACCGATGAGTTCCGCGGTCGAGCCTCGTCGTAGCTGATGTCGCCAGACCCGAGGAGGAAGCAGCGATGCCCCAACTGACGCCCCACCTGTGGTTCGACAACCAGGCCGTCGAGGCGGCCGAGTTCTACGTGGACACGTTCCCGGACTCGAAGATCACCGACGTGACGGTGCTCCACGACACCCCTTCGGGAGACGCCGAATCGGTCTCGTTCGAGCTGTTCGGCCAGCCGTTCATGGCCATCAGCGCGGGACCGCTGTTCACGTTCAACCCGTCCATCTCGTTCCTCGTCGCCTGCCACTCGATCGAGGAGGTCGACGCGTTCTGGGATCGGCTCGCCGAGGGCGGCACACCCCTCATGGAGCTGGGCTCGTACCCGTTCAGCGACCGCTACGGCTGGGTCGAGGATCGCTACGGGCTGTCCTGGCAGGTCATGTACGACGCCGCGGGCCAGGCCGGCCGGCGCATCACCCCCACGCTGATGTTCACCGGCGACGTGAGCGGCAAGGCGGAGGAGGCCATCACCTTCTACGCGTCGCTGTTCCCGGACTCCGAGGTCGGCGACATCGCGAGGTACGGGGACGACGAGGAGCCGGACGCCGAAGGCACGGTGAAGTTCGCCGGCTTCACGCTCAACGGTCAGTCGTTCGCCGCCATGGACAGCGCACGTGTCGACGACGCCGGGTTCAACGAGGCGATCTCGATCATGGTGGGCTGCGAGGACCAGGACGAGGTCGACCGCTACTGGGACAGCCTCTCCGCGGTCCCCGAGTCCGAGCAGTGCGGCTGGCTCAAGGACCGCTACGGCCTGTCGTGGCAGATCGTGCCCGACGTCATGGGCGAGATGCTCACCAGCGGCAGCGAGGAGCAGACCAGGAGGGTCACCGAGGCCTTCCTCCCGATGAAGAAGCTCGACATCGCGACGCTCCAGCGCGCGTACGACGGCACGGACGATCCGATCGGAGGTTGATCGTGGCAGGCAAACAACGCGTACGTGTCGCTGCGCCCGACCAGCCGCGAGAAGGCGGAGCCAAGGGCGAGACGGAACCCGCCGATGGCTAGACCCGCCAGGATCGGGGCGGTCGAGCCCCCGGTCGCCCGCATCGCCCTCAGCGCCATCCACGCCGAGGGCCTGGTCAAGACGTTCAGCAGCCGCGACGGCGACGTCGAGGCGGTGCGGGGCGTCGACCTCGAGGTCACGACCGGCGAGGTCTTCGGCTTCCTCGGTCCCAACGGAGCCGGCAAGTCGACCACGGTGCGGATGCTGACGACGCTGATGCGCATCGACGCCGGCTCAGCGGCGGTGGCCGGGGTCGACGTGGCAGCCGAGCCCGATCGCGCACGCCAGCACATCGGTGTGGCGCTGCAGGAGGCGGGGCTCGACAACCGCCAGACCGGACGCGAACTGCTGGTCCTACAGGCCCGGCTGTTCTCGATGACGCCCCGCGAGGCCGCCGACCGCGCCGAGGAGCTGCTCGAGCTCGTCGAGCTCACCGACGCGGCCGACCGCCTGATCAAGGGCTACTCGGGCGGCATGAAGCGACGGCTCGACCTCGCCTCGGCGCTCGTGCACGAGCCCGACGTGCTGTTCCTCGACGAGCCCACCACCGGGCTCGATCCCGCCAGCCGCCTGACGGTCTGGGACGAGGTCCGTCGCATCAACGCCCGCGGGACCACCGTGTTCCTCACGACGCAGTACCTCGAGGAGGCCGACCAGCTGTGCGACCGGCTGGCGATCATCGACGAAGGACGGATCGTGCGGGAGGGCTCCCCGGACGAGCTGAAACGTCAGTTGCGGCAGCGGCTCGATCTCGACCGCGAGCCCACCCTGGACGACGTGTTCCTCGATGCCACCGGCCGCACCCGCGAACGGGTTGCCGGGGCGGTCAAGGAGGTGACCGCGTGAGCAGTTCCCTCGTGCTGGGTCAACGCGCGATCCGGGAAGCGCTGCGGGCGCCGGACGCCCTGCTGCCGACGCTGTTCATCCCGCTGTTCTTCCTCGTCGTGAACGTCGGCCAGGCCGGGCGCATCTTCCCGTCCAACGACACGGCGTTCCTGCACGGCCAGAGCTACGCGGCGTTCCAGCTGCCGAACTCGCTGCTGATCGCTGCGTCCTTCGGCAGCGCCGCGCTCTACCTGGTCGAGGAGATCGAGGGGGGCTACCTCGACAAGCTGCGTGCGACCCCCGTCTCCCGCGCGTCGATCGTGCTGGGCCGGCTGTTCGCCGAGTTCGTCAAGAGCCTCGTCGTCAGCACGCTCGTCGTGGTGCTCGCGCTGCCGTTCGGGGCGCGGATGGCGAGCGGGTTCGCGGGCTTCCTGGCGCTCATCGTGTTGATGGCGCTGTGGGCGATGGTGTTCAGCGGCTTCATGCAGCTCGTCGCGCTCAAGACCCGCAGCGCTGCGGCGACGCAGTCGGCGGGCCTGGTGTTCTTCCCGCTGCTGTTCCTGACGCCGAACTTCGTCCCGCGCGAGCTGCTGACACGGCCGATGGAGATCGCGGCGACCTTCAACCCCGTGACATACATCATGGAGGGATCGAGGTCGCTGATCCTCGAGGGCTTCGAGCTGGCCTCGGTCGCACGCGGGTTCGTGGTGGTCGCGCTGGCCGGGGCGGCGATGATCGCGCTGAGCATCCGTTCGATCAACCGCTACGACTGAGCGCTCTGGCGCGGCCTCACCGAACGCTTCGAACGGCTTATCGGGCCCGTCGCTGCAGGGTGGCGGAGCACCTGGCGGATACCGGACTGCTCGACGACCGCCGCATCCTGAGCGGTTTCCCCCATGCCTCGGGCTCCAACGCGGACCGAATCGCGTACTTCCTGGGGAGGAAGGCCGCGCGGGACCTGTCCGACAAGACGAACGCGGCCGTGATCGACGCCGCCAAAGAACGACTCAAGACAAGGTCGCGGAACTCGCTGGCTTGCGCGGGGAGGAGGACGCACCCGGCGGATGATTTGGCGGGAAACACCCAGGACTGTCCCAGCCCTCCTCTAGGGTGCGGCCAGCGGCCATCTCAACGGGGGATCACGTAACCGAACGTCTGCTCACACCATCCAAGGTCACGGCCTGGCTGGACTGCAACCACCACCTGACACGCTGCGCCAGCAGGCCGACGCCGGCGAGCTCGAGGTCACCGGCACCGGCTTCGGCGCGCTCAGCACGCTCCCGTACTCGATACTGAACTCAACCAAGCTCGTGACCGTGACACGGTCCTCTACGACCTGGAGACGAGATGGCTGACATCAAGCTGTTCCAGACGGCTGGCCCGACGCCTATCGAGCTCGACGCACGGTCGGCCGCCCTCG
Above is a genomic segment from Actinomycetota bacterium containing:
- a CDS encoding ATP-binding cassette domain-containing protein, with amino-acid sequence MARPARIGAVEPPVARIALSAIHAEGLVKTFSSRDGDVEAVRGVDLEVTTGEVFGFLGPNGAGKSTTVRMLTTLMRIDAGSAAVAGVDVAAEPDRARQHIGVALQEAGLDNRQTGRELLVLQARLFSMTPREAADRAEELLELVELTDAADRLIKGYSGGMKRRLDLASALVHEPDVLFLDEPTTGLDPASRLTVWDEVRRINARGTTVFLTTQYLEEADQLCDRLAIIDEGRIVREGSPDELKRQLRQRLDLDREPTLDDVFLDATGRTRERVAGAVKEVTA
- a CDS encoding ABC transporter permease; the protein is MSSSLVLGQRAIREALRAPDALLPTLFIPLFFLVVNVGQAGRIFPSNDTAFLHGQSYAAFQLPNSLLIAASFGSAALYLVEEIEGGYLDKLRATPVSRASIVLGRLFAEFVKSLVVSTLVVVLALPFGARMASGFAGFLALIVLMALWAMVFSGFMQLVALKTRSAAATQSAGLVFFPLLFLTPNFVPRELLTRPMEIAATFNPVTYIMEGSRSLILEGFELASVARGFVVVALAGAAMIALSIRSINRYD
- a CDS encoding sigma-70 family RNA polymerase sigma factor, with product MATSTPSPTADLDALEQHRGELTGFCYRMLGSVFEADDAVQETMLRAWRALGSFEGRSSLRSWLYRIATNVCLDVLRSSQRRVRPMDLGPALEPVSENLNTRPEATWIEPLPDPADAAVARDSIRLAFVAALQHLPPRQRAALILFEVLGWQASEVAELLDTSVPAINSALQRARATLATAELTPSAPASDDTALLDRYVAAFEAYDIEALTSLIHEDAIQSMPPYDLWLRGRDDIFAWWLGPGIDCRNSRVIPTTSANGSPAFGQYKPDPDGGYAPWALQVLELSEGRIVELTFFLDTGRLFPLFGLPDHLER
- a CDS encoding STAS domain-containing protein, with the translated sequence MDDDGQVTIRLDLRGLPPDAATIGALARLQLVARGIGCRVELLHASPELVDLAEFMGLARVLVGWRLPLEVVGQAEQREQASGVEEEGELDDPSL
- a CDS encoding VOC family protein, giving the protein MPQLTPHLWFDNQAVEAAEFYVDTFPDSKITDVTVLHDTPSGDAESVSFELFGQPFMAISAGPLFTFNPSISFLVACHSIEEVDAFWDRLAEGGTPLMELGSYPFSDRYGWVEDRYGLSWQVMYDAAGQAGRRITPTLMFTGDVSGKAEEAITFYASLFPDSEVGDIARYGDDEEPDAEGTVKFAGFTLNGQSFAAMDSARVDDAGFNEAISIMVGCEDQDEVDRYWDSLSAVPESEQCGWLKDRYGLSWQIVPDVMGEMLTSGSEEQTRRVTEAFLPMKKLDIATLQRAYDGTDDPIGG